One genomic window of Comamonas serinivorans includes the following:
- a CDS encoding TerC family protein codes for MDLDFLTHAPFWIALGQIIIIDILLGGDNAVVIALACRKLPPEQRRKGIIYGTAGAIVLRIILIAFAMVLLQLPFLKIVGALLLVWIGVKLVAPDEESHDNIEGSDKLFAAIKTIIVADLVMSVDNVIAIAGAAQSSGEHQFLLIVLGLLISIPIIVWGSQLVIKLMDRYPMIIVAGGMLLGWIAGGMLVTDPLLVVPDQWTWAPKLLDYNAETKTAVFNSSMPMYWIAHVAGALLVLVLGKWAASRKAQKAPAHS; via the coding sequence ATGGATTTGGACTTTCTCACCCACGCGCCGTTCTGGATCGCGCTCGGGCAGATCATCATCATCGACATCCTGCTGGGTGGCGACAACGCCGTCGTGATCGCGCTGGCCTGCCGCAAGCTGCCACCCGAGCAGCGCCGCAAAGGCATCATCTACGGCACCGCGGGTGCCATCGTCCTGCGCATCATCCTGATCGCGTTCGCCATGGTGCTGCTGCAGCTGCCCTTCCTCAAGATCGTGGGGGCGCTGCTGCTGGTGTGGATCGGGGTGAAGCTCGTCGCACCCGATGAGGAGAGCCACGACAACATCGAGGGCAGCGACAAGCTGTTCGCGGCCATCAAGACCATCATCGTGGCCGACCTCGTGATGTCGGTGGACAACGTGATCGCCATCGCCGGTGCCGCGCAAAGCTCGGGTGAGCACCAGTTCCTGCTCATCGTGCTGGGCCTGCTGATCTCCATCCCCATCATCGTCTGGGGCTCGCAGCTGGTCATCAAGCTGATGGACCGCTACCCCATGATCATCGTGGCCGGCGGCATGCTGCTGGGCTGGATTGCCGGCGGCATGCTGGTGACCGATCCGCTGCTGGTGGTGCCGGACCAGTGGACCTGGGCGCCCAAGCTGCTGGACTACAACGCCGAAACCAAGACGGCCGTGTTCAACTCGTCCATGCCCATGTACTGGATCGCGCACGTGGCCGGCGCCCTGCTGGTGTTGGTCCTGGGCAAGTGGGCTGCGTCGCGCAAGGCCCAGAAGGCCCCGGCACACAGCTGA
- a CDS encoding M48 family metalloprotease produces the protein MAMQGRAHSPAQRMLALTLAALLLVPAPGWAQSTPARAPNLPSLGDAGAMTLAEERDLGDRIARELYRDPSAVDDPVLGDYIDQIWQRLLTAARQRGELPPELDARMAWRVVQIRDRAVNAFALPGGYLGLQYGLIAATQDRDELATVMGHEMSHVSQRHIARSIDQQSRVSPLMLAAMVVGAIAASKSPAAGQALIVGGQAAAIQNSLNFSRDMEREADRIGYAVMTQAGFAPDGAVRMFERLQTASRLNDSGAWPYLRTHPLTTERIGDMQSRQALRGKPVTVRDDLEHLLLAARARVLAETGIDELRTWARAPQDTGFAQQPLIRRAPALYQAAMAQAALRDWTGARATAQRLAELLQARPGEARPGEARPDAALPAAAQSVAAQARLLQADLAWRAGDARAVLELLPAPAPRQVSSSLSAADVLGADVVAGEPSRRPAPPVAAPHDALNSRATLLWRAMALHATGQAAAASGLLQSWVASHPDDALAWQTLAQAWQAQGNRLRALRAQAEARIAEADWQGARDRLQAARDLSRQRTHSSPGDHIEASIIDTRYQLASEKVRQQAEADARQR, from the coding sequence ATGGCCATGCAAGGACGTGCCCACTCCCCCGCCCAGCGCATGCTGGCCCTGACCCTGGCCGCGTTGCTGCTGGTGCCGGCGCCGGGCTGGGCCCAGTCAACGCCGGCCCGCGCGCCCAACCTGCCCTCGCTGGGAGACGCCGGCGCCATGACGCTGGCCGAGGAACGCGACCTGGGCGACCGCATCGCGCGCGAGCTCTACCGCGACCCCAGCGCCGTGGATGACCCGGTGCTGGGTGACTACATCGACCAGATCTGGCAGCGCCTGCTGACCGCGGCGCGCCAGCGCGGCGAGCTGCCGCCCGAGCTTGACGCCCGCATGGCCTGGCGCGTGGTGCAGATCCGCGACCGCGCCGTCAACGCCTTCGCACTGCCCGGCGGCTACCTGGGCCTGCAATATGGGCTGATCGCCGCCACCCAGGATCGCGACGAGCTGGCCACGGTGATGGGCCACGAGATGAGCCACGTGAGCCAGCGCCACATCGCCCGCTCGATCGACCAGCAATCGCGGGTGTCGCCGCTGATGCTGGCCGCCATGGTGGTAGGCGCCATCGCCGCCAGCAAAAGCCCGGCCGCGGGTCAGGCGCTGATCGTGGGCGGCCAGGCCGCAGCCATCCAGAACAGCCTGAACTTCTCGCGCGACATGGAGCGCGAGGCCGACCGCATCGGCTATGCCGTGATGACCCAGGCCGGCTTTGCGCCCGATGGCGCCGTGCGCATGTTCGAACGCCTGCAGACCGCCTCGCGCCTGAACGACAGCGGCGCCTGGCCCTACCTGCGCACCCACCCGCTGACCACCGAACGCATCGGCGACATGCAATCGCGGCAAGCGCTGCGCGGCAAGCCGGTGACGGTGCGGGACGACCTCGAGCACCTGCTGCTGGCGGCGCGCGCACGCGTGCTGGCCGAAACCGGCATCGACGAGTTGCGCACCTGGGCCCGGGCCCCGCAGGACACCGGCTTTGCCCAGCAGCCGCTGATCCGGCGCGCACCCGCCCTGTACCAGGCCGCCATGGCCCAGGCCGCCCTGCGCGACTGGACCGGCGCCCGCGCCACGGCCCAGCGCCTGGCCGAGCTGTTGCAGGCCCGGCCAGGTGAGGCCCGGCCGGGGGAGGCTCGGCCAGACGCGGCCCTGCCCGCAGCAGCCCAATCCGTTGCGGCGCAAGCGCGGCTGCTGCAGGCCGACCTGGCCTGGCGCGCGGGCGATGCCCGGGCCGTGCTCGAGCTGTTGCCCGCCCCTGCCCCCAGGCAGGTGTCCAGCAGCCTGTCGGCCGCCGACGTGCTGGGCGCCGACGTCGTGGCCGGCGAGCCAAGCCGCCGCCCGGCGCCCCCAGTTGCTGCACCGCATGACGCGTTGAACAGCCGCGCCACCCTGCTGTGGCGGGCCATGGCCCTCCATGCCACGGGCCAGGCGGCCGCAGCCAGCGGCCTGCTGCAGAGCTGGGTCGCCAGCCACCCGGACGATGCGCTGGCCTGGCAAACCCTGGCACAGGCCTGGCAGGCGCAGGGCAACCGCTTGCGCGCCTTGCGGGCGCAGGCCGAAGCCCGCATCGCCGAAGCCGACTGGCAGGGCGCGCGTGATCGCCTGCAGGCGGCGCGGGATCTCTCGCGCCAGCGCACGCACAGCTCGCCCGGCGACCACATCGAAGCGTCCATCATCGACACGCGCTACCAGCTCGCGAGCGAAAAGGTCAGGCAGCAGGCCGAGGCCGACGCGCGCCAGCGCTGA
- a CDS encoding DUF2760 domain-containing protein produces MNAHPPSFFSRLAIAMGSFFAIVGNAQLAGNVARLRSGEALVADVPAPEPVITVVEKIVERPVEVTVEKLVEKVVEQRVEVPVEVRVEVPVQTATAAYQLLGLLQREARFVDFVQEDVAGYSDAEIGAAARVVHAGCRKVLRDHLTLEAVRPEAEGSRITLQPGFDAGSTRVSGNVVGEPPFTGTLTHRGWRATEARLPQLADPEVARVIAQADVEL; encoded by the coding sequence ATGAACGCCCATCCCCCATCTTTTTTCAGCCGCCTGGCCATTGCGATGGGCAGCTTTTTCGCCATCGTGGGCAATGCCCAGTTGGCGGGCAACGTGGCCCGTCTGCGCAGCGGAGAGGCGCTGGTGGCCGACGTGCCCGCGCCCGAGCCGGTGATCACCGTGGTGGAGAAAATCGTCGAGAGGCCGGTCGAGGTGACGGTGGAAAAGCTCGTGGAGAAAGTGGTCGAACAGCGCGTGGAGGTGCCGGTCGAAGTCCGCGTCGAGGTGCCGGTGCAGACGGCGACCGCGGCGTACCAGCTGCTCGGCCTGTTGCAGCGCGAGGCGCGGTTCGTCGACTTCGTGCAGGAGGACGTGGCCGGCTACAGCGACGCCGAGATCGGCGCCGCCGCGCGCGTGGTGCACGCGGGCTGCCGCAAGGTGCTGCGGGATCACCTCACGCTGGAAGCCGTGCGCCCCGAGGCCGAGGGCAGCCGCATCACGCTGCAGCCCGGCTTCGATGCCGGCAGCACTCGCGTGAGCGGCAACGTGGTGGGCGAACCGCCGTTCACCGGCACGCTGACCCACCGCGGCTGGCGCGCCACGGAGGCCCGCCTGCCGCAGCTGGCCGACCCCGAGGTGGCCCGGGTCATCGCCCAGGCCGACGTGGAGCTGTGA
- a CDS encoding 3-hydroxybutyryl-CoA dehydrogenase, with the protein MSKTIQSVGVVGAGTMGNGIAQAFATAGIPVVMVDISLAAVEKGQATIAKSLDRLASKDKISEIDADAAKGRILGTTDYSKLKGADLVIEAATENFDIKVQILKQINGIVGDDTIIATNTSSISITALAATVTHPERFIGLHFFNPVPMMALVEVIRGLQSNDVTHAAVEDVAGRLNKTAITVKNAPGFVVNRILVPMINEAFFVLAEGLATAEDIDTGMRLGCNHPIGPLALADMIGLDVCLSVLEVYLRELGDSKYRPCPLLKEMVAAGRLGRKTGQGVYHY; encoded by the coding sequence GGCGTCGTGGGCGCCGGCACCATGGGCAACGGCATCGCCCAAGCCTTCGCCACCGCCGGCATCCCCGTGGTGATGGTGGACATTTCGCTGGCCGCCGTCGAAAAAGGCCAGGCCACCATCGCCAAGAGCCTGGACCGCCTGGCCAGCAAGGACAAGATCAGCGAGATCGACGCCGATGCCGCCAAGGGCCGCATCCTGGGCACGACGGATTACAGCAAGCTCAAGGGCGCCGACCTGGTGATCGAGGCCGCGACCGAGAACTTCGACATCAAGGTGCAGATCCTCAAGCAGATCAACGGCATCGTCGGCGACGACACCATCATCGCCACCAACACCTCGTCGATCTCCATCACGGCCCTGGCCGCCACGGTGACGCATCCTGAGCGCTTCATCGGCCTGCACTTCTTCAACCCCGTGCCCATGATGGCGCTGGTCGAGGTGATCCGCGGCCTGCAGAGCAACGACGTCACGCACGCCGCCGTCGAAGACGTGGCCGGCCGCCTGAACAAGACCGCCATCACGGTGAAGAACGCCCCGGGCTTCGTGGTCAACCGCATCCTGGTGCCCATGATCAACGAGGCCTTCTTCGTGCTGGCCGAAGGCCTGGCCACGGCAGAGGACATCGACACCGGCATGCGCCTGGGTTGCAACCACCCCATCGGCCCGCTGGCCCTGGCCGACATGATCGGCCTGGACGTGTGCCTGTCGGTGCTCGAGGTCTACCTGCGCGAGCTGGGCGACAGCAAGTACCGCCCCTGCCCGCTGCTCAAGGAAATGGTGGCCGCCGGCCGCCTGGGCCGCAAGACCGGCCAGGGCGTCTACCACTACTGA
- the ttcA gene encoding tRNA 2-thiocytidine(32) synthetase TtcA, whose protein sequence is MQATTLADDALTDHAAHTPEAAALAVEHPKAWLDDEAGAGHADAPAGASQALSADKRVKIERETHKLEKRLCRLVGQAIVDFNMIEEGDKVMVCMSGGKDSYGMLDILLKLQKRAPVKFDIVAVNLDQKQPGFPDYILPEYLGSLGIDYHIETQDTYSIVKKNIPEGKTMCSLCSRLRRGILYTVARRLGCNKIALGHHRDDMLQTFFLNMFFGGKLKGMPPKLNSDNGEFIVIRPMAYVYERDLVRWAEHREFPIIPCTLCGSQENLQRKQIGNMLRDWEKQYPGRIKSMFTALQNVVPSHLMDRELFDFQGLKANGQPDEHGDKAFDEEPLPKEEGPLGGVQVVQL, encoded by the coding sequence ATGCAAGCAACCACTTTGGCGGATGACGCGTTGACCGATCACGCCGCCCACACCCCCGAAGCCGCGGCGCTGGCGGTCGAACACCCCAAGGCCTGGCTGGACGACGAGGCCGGCGCCGGCCACGCCGATGCGCCAGCCGGCGCGTCGCAGGCCCTCAGCGCGGACAAGCGCGTGAAGATCGAACGCGAGACGCACAAGCTCGAAAAGCGCCTGTGCCGCCTGGTGGGCCAGGCCATCGTCGACTTCAACATGATCGAGGAGGGCGACAAGGTCATGGTCTGCATGTCCGGCGGCAAGGACAGCTACGGCATGCTCGACATCCTGCTCAAGCTGCAAAAGCGTGCGCCGGTGAAGTTCGACATCGTGGCCGTCAACCTCGACCAGAAGCAGCCCGGCTTCCCCGATTACATCCTGCCCGAGTACCTGGGTAGCCTGGGCATCGATTACCACATCGAGACGCAGGACACCTACAGCATCGTCAAGAAGAACATCCCCGAGGGCAAGACCATGTGCAGCCTGTGCTCGCGCCTGCGGCGCGGCATCCTGTACACCGTGGCGCGCCGCCTGGGCTGCAACAAGATCGCGCTGGGCCACCACCGCGACGACATGCTGCAGACCTTCTTCCTGAACATGTTCTTCGGCGGCAAGCTCAAGGGCATGCCGCCCAAGCTGAATTCGGACAACGGCGAATTCATCGTCATCCGCCCCATGGCCTATGTCTACGAGCGCGACCTGGTGCGCTGGGCCGAGCACCGCGAGTTCCCCATCATCCCGTGCACGCTGTGCGGCAGCCAGGAAAACCTGCAGCGCAAGCAGATCGGCAACATGCTGCGCGACTGGGAAAAGCAGTACCCGGGCCGCATCAAGAGCATGTTCACGGCCCTGCAGAACGTGGTGCCCTCGCACCTCATGGACCGCGAGCTGTTCGATTTCCAGGGGCTGAAGGCCAACGGCCAGCCCGACGAGCACGGCGACAAGGCCTTCGATGAAGAGCCCCTGCCCAAGGAAGAAGGCCCGCTCGGCGGGGTGCAGGTGGTGCAGCTCTGA
- a CDS encoding serine/threonine protein kinase, with protein MNPPHPFDRLTPDLVQDAMAQVGLFGDGRLSALPSYENRVYLAPLERPAPDHPDVNAVVLKFYRPERWGEAQILEEHAFAQELADAEVPMVAPLRWSGQSLHHIDGFRFSVSPRRGGRTPELDDLEVLEWTGRLLARLHDVGARQPFASRPALNLDSFGVQPLQWLLSHDAVTPGQRAEWERTCRDMLDRVAQHPALCGDAGSPQGGIRQLRTHGDCHPGNILWTPGDGADAGPHFVDLDDARTAPAVQDLWMLAQGERAQRTLQLSVLIEGYEQVRPFDRRELALIEPLRSLRLLHYSCWLAQRQSDPAFQQAFAWFGSDDYWRDQIVTLREQCEAMDQPPLWV; from the coding sequence ATGAACCCACCCCATCCTTTCGATCGGCTCACGCCGGATCTGGTGCAGGACGCCATGGCCCAGGTGGGCCTGTTCGGCGACGGGCGCCTGAGCGCCCTGCCCAGCTACGAAAACCGCGTCTACCTGGCCCCCCTGGAGCGGCCCGCGCCCGACCACCCCGACGTGAACGCCGTGGTGCTCAAGTTCTACCGGCCCGAGCGCTGGGGCGAGGCCCAGATCCTCGAGGAACACGCGTTTGCGCAGGAACTGGCCGACGCCGAGGTGCCCATGGTGGCGCCGCTGCGCTGGTCCGGGCAGAGCCTGCACCACATCGATGGCTTTCGCTTCAGCGTGAGCCCGCGCCGGGGCGGTCGCACGCCCGAGCTCGACGACCTCGAGGTGCTGGAGTGGACCGGCCGGCTGCTGGCCCGCCTGCACGATGTGGGCGCGCGCCAGCCCTTTGCCAGCCGCCCGGCGCTGAACCTGGACAGCTTTGGCGTGCAGCCCCTGCAATGGCTGCTCAGCCACGACGCCGTGACGCCCGGCCAGCGCGCCGAGTGGGAACGCACCTGCCGCGACATGCTGGACCGCGTGGCGCAGCACCCCGCCCTGTGCGGCGACGCCGGCTCGCCCCAAGGCGGCATCCGGCAGCTGCGCACGCACGGCGACTGCCACCCCGGCAACATCCTCTGGACCCCTGGCGACGGCGCCGATGCCGGCCCGCATTTCGTCGACCTGGACGACGCCCGCACCGCCCCCGCCGTGCAGGACCTGTGGATGCTGGCGCAGGGCGAGCGCGCCCAGCGCACGCTGCAGCTGTCGGTGCTGATCGAGGGCTACGAGCAGGTGCGCCCGTTCGACCGGCGCGAGCTGGCCCTGATCGAGCCGCTGCGCAGCCTGCGCCTGCTGCACTACAGCTGCTGGCTGGCGCAGCGCCAGAGCGACCCGGCCTTTCAACAGGCCTTTGCCTGGTTCGGCAGCGACGACTACTGGCGCGATCAGATCGTCACCCTGCGCGAGCAGTGCGAGGCCATGGACCAGCCCCCACTCTGGGTGTGA
- a CDS encoding phage holin family protein, producing the protein MVKLLLRWVLMAVALLAVSYLYTGVQVASFTTALLAAVLLGLLNVVLRPILVLLTLPVTVLTLGLFLFVVNALVFWAASGLLSGFHVNGFGAALLGSLIYSALGLLVDAVVRGD; encoded by the coding sequence ATGGTCAAACTCTTGCTGCGTTGGGTGTTGATGGCGGTGGCGTTGCTCGCCGTCTCCTACCTCTACACGGGGGTGCAGGTGGCCAGCTTCACCACCGCGTTGCTGGCGGCGGTGCTGCTGGGCCTGCTCAACGTCGTGCTGCGACCCATCCTGGTGTTGCTGACGCTGCCGGTCACGGTGTTGACCCTGGGGCTGTTCCTGTTCGTGGTCAACGCCCTGGTGTTTTGGGCCGCGTCCGGCCTGCTGTCGGGCTTCCACGTCAACGGGTTTGGCGCCGCCTTGCTGGGCTCGCTCATCTACTCGGCCCTGGGGTTGCTGGTGGATGCGGTGGTGCGTGGCGATTGA
- a CDS encoding Hsp70 family protein has product MSEQYAPAAVENETASPQYTLGIDLGTTHCALSWVNLAQSDGERVAQGVLAVPQLTGPAQVEARPLLPSFSYLPHESEFAPGDLGLPWPADGATPAAIVGELARARGAATPIRLIASAKSWLCHPGVDRRAPILPAEAPPEVARLSPLAASVRYLTHLKEAWNQAHPEAPFEAQDITVTIPASFDPVARELTAEAAQLAGYRQLTLLEEPQAALYSWIQATAGGWRKQVQHGDVLLVVDVGGGTTDLSLMAVREQDGNLALQRIAVGEHILLGGDNMDLALAYGVARKLAQEGKQLDAWQTRALAHACRAAKEQLLADASLQAVPVVVPSRGSKLIGGSLRTEVTRAEVDAIVLEGFFPRVAVADKPVQRARGGLTQLGLPYAQDAAVTRHLAAFLSRQVGAAGELDGLAATAQNGSFLHPTAVLFNGGVLKAAQIEARLLEVLNGWLTQEGAPPARLLDGADLDLAVARGAAYYGYVRRGRGVRIRGGTAQSFYVGVESNMPAIPGMEPPITALCLAPFGMEEGSDVALDGQVFGLVVGEPVRLRFFGSSVRRSDTVGTQLEFWGPEELVELQEIEANLPAEGRQPGEVVPVTLHARVTDIGTLELAAVPVGGSERWKVELDVRAPATAGEDAPQA; this is encoded by the coding sequence ATGTCTGAGCAGTATGCCCCTGCTGCCGTTGAAAATGAAACGGCTTCCCCCCAATACACCCTTGGCATTGACCTGGGGACCACGCATTGCGCGCTGTCCTGGGTGAACCTGGCCCAGAGCGATGGCGAGCGCGTGGCCCAGGGCGTGCTGGCGGTGCCGCAGCTGACCGGGCCGGCCCAGGTGGAGGCCAGGCCGCTGCTGCCCTCGTTCAGCTACCTGCCGCACGAGAGCGAGTTCGCGCCGGGCGACCTGGGCCTGCCCTGGCCCGCGGATGGCGCCACGCCGGCGGCCATCGTGGGCGAGCTGGCGCGCGCGCGCGGCGCCGCCACGCCGATCCGCCTGATCGCCAGCGCCAAGAGCTGGCTGTGCCACCCCGGTGTGGACCGGCGGGCGCCCATCCTGCCGGCCGAGGCGCCGCCCGAGGTGGCGCGCCTGTCGCCGCTGGCGGCGTCGGTGCGCTACCTCACGCACCTGAAAGAGGCTTGGAACCAGGCCCACCCCGAGGCGCCGTTCGAGGCCCAGGACATCACCGTCACCATCCCGGCCTCGTTCGACCCCGTGGCGCGCGAGCTGACGGCCGAGGCGGCTCAACTGGCTGGTTACCGCCAGCTCACGCTGCTGGAAGAGCCGCAGGCCGCGCTTTACAGCTGGATTCAGGCCACGGCGGGCGGCTGGCGCAAACAGGTGCAGCACGGCGATGTGCTGCTGGTGGTGGACGTGGGCGGCGGCACGACCGACCTGTCGCTGATGGCCGTGCGCGAGCAGGACGGCAACCTGGCCCTGCAGCGCATCGCGGTGGGCGAGCACATCCTGCTGGGCGGCGACAACATGGACCTGGCGCTGGCCTACGGCGTGGCGCGCAAGCTGGCGCAAGAGGGCAAGCAGCTCGATGCCTGGCAGACGCGGGCCCTGGCCCACGCCTGCCGCGCGGCCAAGGAACAGTTGCTGGCCGACGCCAGCCTGCAGGCCGTGCCCGTGGTGGTGCCCAGCCGGGGCAGCAAGCTGATCGGCGGTAGCCTGCGCACCGAGGTGACGCGTGCCGAGGTCGACGCCATCGTGCTCGAGGGCTTCTTCCCGCGCGTGGCGGTGGCCGACAAGCCGGTGCAGCGCGCCCGCGGCGGCCTGACGCAGCTGGGCTTGCCGTATGCGCAGGATGCGGCCGTCACGCGCCACCTGGCCGCCTTCCTGTCGCGCCAGGTGGGCGCCGCGGGCGAGCTGGACGGGCTGGCCGCCACGGCGCAGAACGGTTCGTTCCTGCACCCCACGGCCGTGCTGTTCAACGGCGGTGTGCTCAAGGCGGCGCAGATCGAGGCCCGCCTGCTGGAGGTGCTGAACGGCTGGCTGACGCAAGAAGGCGCGCCGCCCGCGCGCCTGCTGGACGGCGCCGACCTGGACCTGGCCGTGGCCCGCGGCGCGGCCTATTACGGCTACGTGCGGCGCGGGCGCGGCGTGCGCATCCGGGGCGGCACGGCGCAGAGCTTCTACGTCGGTGTGGAGTCGAACATGCCGGCGATCCCGGGCATGGAGCCCCCCATCACGGCCCTGTGCCTGGCGCCCTTCGGCATGGAAGAGGGCAGCGACGTGGCGCTGGACGGCCAGGTGTTCGGCCTGGTGGTGGGCGAGCCGGTGCGGCTGCGCTTTTTCGGCTCATCCGTGCGCCGCAGCGACACGGTGGGCACACAGCTCGAGTTCTGGGGGCCGGAGGAGCTGGTCGAGCTGCAGGAGATCGAAGCCAACCTGCCGGCCGAAGGCCGCCAGCCCGGCGAGGTGGTGCCCGTCACCCTGCATGCGCGGGTCACCGACATCGGCACGCTGGAGCTGGCGGCCGTGCCCGTGGGCGGCAGCGAACGCTGGAAGGTGGAGCTGGACGTCCGCGCGCCCGCCACCGCGGGCGAGGACGCGCCGCAGGCCTGA
- a CDS encoding DUF1840 domain-containing protein — translation MLYKFKSPAGADVIMNQGPAEHILDVIGKGAGAPGIITVEQIPAAISALRAEVARQEQERAAGKAGHHHAGIDDVAVQVAEEQGKAETVLFSQRVTPLIHLLELSLAEGKGVIWGA, via the coding sequence ATGCTCTACAAATTCAAGTCGCCCGCCGGAGCCGATGTGATCATGAACCAGGGGCCGGCCGAACACATCCTGGACGTGATCGGCAAGGGTGCCGGCGCGCCGGGCATCATCACGGTGGAGCAGATCCCCGCCGCCATCAGCGCCCTGCGGGCGGAAGTCGCGCGGCAGGAGCAGGAGCGTGCCGCCGGCAAGGCGGGCCACCACCACGCGGGCATCGACGACGTGGCGGTGCAGGTGGCCGAAGAGCAGGGCAAGGCCGAGACGGTGCTGTTCTCGCAGCGCGTGACGCCCCTCATCCACCTGCTCGAACTCAGCCTGGCCGAAGGCAAAGGCGTGATCTGGGGCGCCTGA
- a CDS encoding aspartate aminotransferase family protein: MNTVTDPLHPAVRSDADWLSAHWMPFTGNRQFRAEPRIITAASGAYFTDAAGRKVFDGLSGLWCSGLGHGRREIAEAVGRQAATLDYSPAFQFAHPLSFELANTLKAVTPAGLDHAFFTSSGSESADTALKIARAYWRAKGQASKTILIGREKGYHGVNYGGISVGGIGGNRKLFGQGVQADFLPHTQPPLGSFIQGQPQEGAALADRLLDLIALHDASNIAAVIVEPFSGSGGVVIPPVGYLQRLREICTAHHILLIFDEVITGFGRCGAMTGAEAFGVVPDLMTLAKQITNGAQPLGAVMVQHEIYQAFMDAGGPDYMLELPHGYTYSAHPVACAAGLAALQLLQQEQLVQRVAELAPYFEQAVHSLKGAKHVADIRNYGLAAGLTISPVPGEPAKRPYEIAMKCWAKGFYVRYGADTIQLAPPFIVEKPEIDRLVNALSDALSETA, translated from the coding sequence ATGAACACCGTCACCGACCCTTTGCACCCCGCTGTGCGCAGCGACGCCGACTGGCTGTCCGCGCACTGGATGCCCTTCACCGGCAACCGCCAGTTCCGGGCCGAGCCCCGCATCATCACCGCGGCCAGCGGCGCCTACTTCACCGATGCCGCCGGCCGCAAGGTGTTCGACGGCCTGTCCGGCCTGTGGTGCAGTGGCCTGGGCCATGGCCGGCGCGAAATCGCCGAAGCCGTGGGCCGGCAGGCCGCCACGCTGGATTACTCGCCCGCCTTCCAGTTCGCCCACCCCTTGTCGTTCGAGCTGGCCAACACGCTGAAAGCCGTGACGCCGGCCGGGCTGGACCACGCCTTCTTCACCAGCTCGGGCTCCGAATCGGCCGACACCGCCCTCAAGATCGCCCGCGCCTACTGGCGCGCCAAGGGCCAGGCGAGCAAGACCATCCTGATCGGCCGCGAAAAGGGCTACCACGGCGTGAACTACGGCGGCATCTCGGTCGGCGGCATCGGCGGCAACCGCAAGCTGTTCGGCCAGGGCGTGCAGGCCGATTTCCTGCCGCACACGCAGCCCCCACTGGGCAGCTTCATCCAGGGCCAGCCGCAGGAGGGCGCTGCGCTCGCCGATCGCCTGCTGGACCTGATCGCGCTGCACGACGCGAGCAACATCGCCGCCGTCATCGTCGAGCCCTTCTCGGGCTCGGGCGGCGTGGTGATTCCGCCCGTGGGCTACCTGCAGCGCCTGCGCGAGATCTGCACGGCCCACCACATCCTGCTGATCTTCGACGAGGTCATCACCGGCTTTGGCCGCTGCGGCGCCATGACCGGCGCCGAGGCCTTTGGCGTGGTGCCCGACCTGATGACGCTGGCCAAGCAGATCACCAACGGCGCCCAGCCGCTGGGCGCCGTCATGGTGCAGCACGAGATCTACCAGGCCTTCATGGACGCCGGTGGTCCCGACTACATGCTGGAGCTGCCGCACGGCTACACCTACTCGGCCCACCCCGTGGCCTGTGCGGCCGGCCTGGCCGCCCTGCAGCTGCTGCAGCAGGAACAGCTGGTGCAACGCGTGGCCGAGCTGGCGCCCTACTTCGAGCAGGCGGTGCACAGCCTCAAGGGCGCCAAACACGTGGCCGACATCCGCAACTACGGCCTGGCTGCCGGGCTGACGATCAGCCCCGTGCCCGGTGAGCCCGCCAAGCGCCCCTACGAGATCGCGATGAAGTGCTGGGCCAAGGGCTTTTACGTGCGCTATGGAGCCGACACGATTCAGCTCGCGCCGCCCTTCATCGTCGAAAAGCCCGAGATCGACCGCCTGGTGAATGCGCTGAGCGATGCGCTGAGCGAAACCGCCTGA